One Lactobacillus sp. CBA3606 DNA segment encodes these proteins:
- a CDS encoding GNAT family N-acetyltransferase, whose translation MTATVVDVRPAEAADAAQLLALLMQLATESNTFTVDDGLGELSEADERQQIEQITRTTTNTIFVAALGEQLIGIGTVQATDALIKQQGEVGVAVLKQYWGAGLGTALVEEVMTWFRDFSTLKQLTLTVQTRNHRAVKLYRRLGFKQVLPTPYEVVDPTGKKVLAVDMTLAL comes from the coding sequence ATGACAGCAACAGTTGTTGATGTTCGTCCGGCAGAAGCGGCCGATGCGGCACAATTATTGGCGTTATTGATGCAATTGGCGACTGAATCGAATACGTTTACTGTGGATGATGGTTTGGGAGAATTAAGTGAAGCGGATGAACGTCAGCAGATTGAACAGATTACCCGCACGACAACGAATACCATCTTTGTGGCCGCTTTAGGCGAGCAATTAATTGGTATTGGCACAGTGCAAGCGACGGACGCACTCATTAAACAACAGGGTGAAGTGGGTGTCGCAGTTTTGAAACAATATTGGGGCGCTGGATTAGGGACTGCTTTGGTTGAAGAAGTGATGACTTGGTTTCGTGATTTTAGCACGTTAAAACAATTGACCTTAACTGTCCAAACTAGAAATCACCGGGCAGTGAAACTTTATCGGCGACTTGGGTTTAAACAAGTGTTACCAACGCCGTATGAAGTGGTTGATCCAACCGGAAAAAAGGTTTTAGCCGTAGATATGACATTGGCGCTCTAA
- a CDS encoding uracil-DNA glycosylase, whose product MKAFIHTDWWDVLEPEFEQPYYQQLHKFLKAEYRTKNIHPDMYNIFQAFEWTPFADTKVVILGQDPYHGPNQAHGLSFSVLPGVPVPPSLVNIYKELQTDVSCTPVNHGYLEAWAKQGVLLLNSVLTVQNGVAFSHAGKGWERLTDVAIQRLSARPTPVVFILWGKAARSKIKLIDTATNVVLQAPHPSPLSAYRGFFGSKPFSKTNLALTSFGEQPIDWQLPAQVSLKN is encoded by the coding sequence ATGAAAGCGTTTATTCATACTGACTGGTGGGACGTCTTAGAACCTGAATTTGAGCAGCCTTACTATCAGCAATTACACAAATTTTTAAAAGCAGAATATCGAACTAAAAATATCCATCCAGATATGTATAATATCTTTCAAGCTTTTGAATGGACGCCCTTTGCGGATACTAAAGTCGTGATTTTAGGCCAAGATCCTTATCATGGTCCTAATCAAGCACACGGGTTAAGCTTTTCAGTTTTGCCTGGCGTCCCGGTGCCACCGTCGTTAGTCAACATTTATAAAGAATTACAAACGGATGTCAGCTGTACACCGGTCAATCATGGCTATTTAGAGGCGTGGGCCAAGCAGGGCGTGCTGCTACTTAATTCCGTGTTGACCGTTCAAAATGGGGTGGCTTTTTCGCATGCCGGTAAGGGATGGGAACGGCTAACGGATGTTGCGATTCAACGATTATCCGCGCGGCCAACCCCTGTGGTCTTCATTCTCTGGGGCAAAGCTGCACGTTCAAAAATTAAGCTGATTGATACGGCGACTAATGTGGTGTTACAAGCGCCTCATCCGAGTCCGTTATCTGCTTATCGTGGCTTTTTTGGATCAAAACCATTTTCTAAAACGAATTTGGCTTTGACATCTTTTGGGGAGCAACCGATTGATTGGCAACTTCCCGCACAAGTCAGTCTTAAAAACTAA
- the pta gene encoding phosphate acetyltransferase: MDLFTALAQKITGKHQTIVFPEGTEPRIVGAAARLAADGLVTPIVLGNATQVQAVATDLKADLTGVQVLDPATYPAADKQAMLTALVARRKGKNTPEQAAEMLKDENYFGTMLVYLGQADGMVSGAVHPTGDTVRPALQIIKTKPGSHRISGAFIMQKGDERYVFADCAINIDPDADTLAEIALQSAHTAKVFDIDPKVAMLSFSTKGSAKGDAVTKVQAATAKVQAAAPDLAVDGELQFDAALVEKVGLQKAPDSKVAGHANVFVFPELQAGNIGYKIAQRLGGFEAVGPILQGLNKPVSDLSRGASEEDVYKVAIITAAQGLEA, encoded by the coding sequence ATGGATTTATTTACAGCATTGGCACAAAAGATTACTGGTAAGCATCAAACGATTGTTTTCCCTGAAGGAACGGAACCTCGAATTGTTGGGGCCGCAGCTCGGTTAGCCGCCGATGGTTTAGTGACACCGATTGTGTTAGGGAATGCGACACAGGTTCAGGCCGTGGCAACCGATTTAAAGGCCGATTTAACCGGCGTACAAGTCTTAGATCCCGCCACCTATCCTGCCGCTGATAAGCAAGCGATGCTAACCGCATTAGTGGCCCGGCGTAAAGGCAAGAATACGCCGGAACAAGCAGCTGAAATGCTTAAAGATGAAAATTACTTTGGGACGATGTTGGTTTATTTGGGCCAAGCTGATGGCATGGTTTCTGGTGCAGTTCACCCGACTGGTGATACTGTTCGACCAGCGCTACAAATTATTAAAACCAAGCCCGGGTCACATCGAATTAGTGGGGCGTTCATTATGCAAAAAGGTGATGAACGGTATGTTTTTGCGGATTGTGCGATTAATATTGATCCGGATGCTGATACATTAGCTGAGATTGCTTTACAAAGTGCGCACACGGCCAAAGTATTTGATATTGACCCTAAGGTCGCGATGCTAAGCTTTTCAACTAAGGGTTCTGCTAAAGGTGATGCGGTCACTAAAGTGCAAGCGGCAACCGCTAAAGTCCAAGCCGCAGCACCAGACTTAGCCGTTGATGGTGAGTTACAATTTGATGCCGCCTTGGTTGAAAAGGTTGGGTTACAAAAAGCCCCAGACTCTAAAGTAGCTGGGCATGCCAATGTCTTTGTCTTCCCAGAGTTACAAGCTGGAAATATTGGCTACAAAATTGCGCAACGCTTAGGTGGTTTTGAAGCCGTGGGACCAATTTTACAGGGCTTGAACAAACCAGTGTCTGATTTGTCACGTGGTGCCAGCGAAGAAGATGTTTATAAAGTTGCAATTATTACTGCAGCACAAGGCTTAGAGGCCTAA
- a CDS encoding exodeoxyribonuclease III, translated as MKLISWNVNGLRAAVKHGFMTTFKQLDADFFCVQETKLQAGQIDLATPDYEQYWNYADRKGYSGTAIFTKHTPLQVTYGIGNPEHDTEGRVITLEYADYYLITCYTPNSGTGLKRLAYRQTWDTAFSAYLNRLNALKPIILCGDLNVAHENIDLKNWRTNHESAGFTDAERQAFHNLLASGYTDTFRYFYPDQTDQYSWWSYRFHARDTNAGWRIDYFITANQLADRLINARILTQVFGSDHCPVELTVRLSPNP; from the coding sequence ATGAAACTCATTTCTTGGAACGTTAATGGTCTGCGAGCCGCGGTTAAACACGGCTTTATGACCACTTTTAAGCAACTGGATGCTGATTTTTTCTGTGTACAAGAAACCAAGTTACAAGCCGGTCAAATCGACCTAGCCACACCAGATTACGAACAATATTGGAATTACGCCGACCGTAAAGGCTACTCCGGTACTGCTATTTTCACGAAACACACCCCATTACAGGTGACCTATGGCATCGGCAATCCAGAACACGATACTGAAGGCCGCGTTATCACACTAGAATACGCTGATTACTATCTGATTACTTGTTACACACCAAATTCTGGCACAGGCTTAAAACGCTTGGCTTATCGTCAAACTTGGGACACCGCTTTTTCAGCTTATCTCAACCGCTTGAATGCCTTAAAACCAATCATTCTATGCGGTGACCTAAACGTCGCTCATGAGAACATTGATTTAAAGAACTGGCGGACCAATCATGAAAGTGCCGGCTTTACTGACGCTGAACGACAAGCCTTTCACAACTTACTTGCTAGTGGCTATACCGACACATTCCGCTATTTTTATCCCGACCAAACTGATCAATATTCGTGGTGGAGTTATCGGTTCCATGCCAGAGATACCAATGCTGGCTGGCGAATTGACTACTTTATCACGGCTAACCAATTAGCTGACCGCTTGATCAACGCCCGAATTTTAACCCAAGTTTTCGGTTCTGATCACTGTCCCGTTGAACTAACCGTCCGTTTATCACCGAACCCGTGA
- a CDS encoding SDR family NAD(P)-dependent oxidoreductase, whose amino-acid sequence MAKVFITGSTDGLGLLTAQKLISMGNEVVLHARNQRRASDVHKKLPGAKVLIGDLGNQNEVEVLAKQMNGIERFDTIIHNAGIAVDDPQLIFRVNVIAPYLLTALARQPKRLVYVSSGMHRGSTFDVNHLAQTTDYSASKLQVLMLAKAIARLWPTVATNAVDPGWVPTKMGGRGASDNLEQGYAGQVWLATTADSSLTGQYLYHSQPSRYDQRADNVELQTQLLKQLKEITGISLA is encoded by the coding sequence ATGGCAAAAGTTTTTATTACTGGTTCAACGGATGGTCTTGGGCTATTAACCGCTCAGAAGTTAATTTCGATGGGAAATGAAGTTGTGTTGCATGCACGTAATCAGCGAAGAGCTAGTGATGTACACAAAAAATTACCAGGTGCGAAGGTTCTGATTGGTGATCTTGGTAATCAGAATGAGGTTGAAGTTTTAGCAAAACAAATGAATGGGATAGAGCGCTTTGACACGATTATCCATAATGCCGGTATCGCCGTGGATGATCCACAACTTATTTTTCGTGTTAATGTCATCGCACCGTACTTGTTAACCGCCTTAGCTCGTCAACCAAAACGGTTGGTCTATGTTTCATCTGGCATGCATCGTGGTAGTACTTTTGATGTTAATCATTTAGCCCAAACAACGGACTACTCAGCATCCAAACTACAGGTTTTAATGTTAGCTAAAGCAATCGCACGACTGTGGCCGACTGTTGCAACTAATGCGGTAGATCCTGGCTGGGTGCCAACTAAAATGGGTGGTCGCGGTGCCAGTGATAATCTAGAACAAGGCTATGCAGGCCAGGTTTGGTTAGCAACGACAGCCGATTCGTCGCTAACTGGCCAATATTTATATCATTCACAACCTAGTAGATATGATCAACGCGCTGATAACGTTGAGCTACAGACACAACTTTTAAAGCAATTAAAAGAGATTACGGGTATCTCGTTGGCATAG
- a CDS encoding LURP-one-related/scramblase family protein codes for MRQLYFSRNSFAKGARVIRDAHDQSHYLLVGRWGRRQDALSLYAIQGELLAEIKQTSLGILPKFDLYYNRQNVGSISRTFGFWHEMIYVRKLRWIIMGSLNTESYRIYHGTELVMTMRPVVTTNGEAFELTITDQVTEPLCICIAAILDHWRKPTNRNQQRATTDGYHVTFGESNYTLHPHQSDLSKPIK; via the coding sequence ATGCGTCAACTATATTTCAGCCGCAACAGTTTTGCTAAAGGCGCGCGGGTCATTCGGGATGCACATGACCAATCACATTACTTGCTTGTCGGTCGTTGGGGCCGTCGTCAAGACGCCCTCAGCCTCTATGCCATTCAAGGTGAACTGCTCGCCGAAATTAAGCAAACTTCACTCGGTATTTTGCCAAAGTTTGATTTATATTACAATCGCCAAAACGTCGGCTCTATCAGTCGCACGTTTGGCTTTTGGCATGAAATGATTTATGTTCGTAAATTACGTTGGATTATTATGGGCAGTTTAAACACCGAAAGTTATCGTATTTATCACGGTACCGAACTGGTCATGACCATGCGACCGGTCGTCACAACTAATGGTGAAGCTTTTGAACTGACCATTACCGATCAAGTCACAGAGCCCCTCTGTATTTGTATTGCTGCTATCTTAGACCATTGGCGTAAACCAACGAATCGTAATCAGCAACGGGCGACAACTGATGGCTATCACGTCACTTTCGGTGAAAGTAACTATACGCTGCATCCCCACCAAAGTGACTTATCCAAACCAATCAAGTAA
- the tsaE gene encoding tRNA (adenosine(37)-N6)-threonylcarbamoyltransferase complex ATPase subunit type 1 TsaE, producing the protein MESVTVTSPEQTMQLGAKLGKMVQPGDLILLDGDLGAGKTTFTKGLAKGLGIDRNVKSPTFTLIREYRQGRLPLYHMDIYRLEDGGAEDLGLDEYFDGDGVSVVEWSEFIQDLLPAAYLRIALKRSGAADERRTITLMPQGTHYQKLVEQLEG; encoded by the coding sequence ATGGAATCAGTAACAGTCACATCACCCGAACAAACGATGCAACTTGGTGCCAAACTAGGCAAAATGGTACAACCGGGTGACTTAATTTTATTAGATGGTGATTTGGGTGCCGGCAAAACGACCTTTACTAAGGGATTAGCCAAAGGGTTAGGCATTGATCGCAATGTTAAAAGTCCAACGTTTACCTTGATTCGAGAATATCGTCAGGGACGGTTGCCACTTTATCACATGGATATTTATCGACTCGAGGATGGGGGCGCCGAAGATTTGGGCCTCGATGAATACTTTGATGGTGATGGTGTTAGTGTGGTCGAATGGTCAGAATTTATTCAAGACTTATTACCAGCAGCTTATTTACGGATTGCTTTAAAGCGTTCTGGGGCGGCGGATGAGCGTCGAACGATTACGTTAATGCCACAAGGGACGCATTATCAGAAGTTGGTTGAGCAATTAGAGGGGTGA
- a CDS encoding Cof-type HAD-IIB family hydrolase yields the protein MISIIASDMDGTLLNNEMTVSDFNAQAILKAQQQGVHFIVSTGRRYSEAQPLLAAQGITAPLITLNGAEVFDASGKMLDMVPITKTVARAIFHTLTARGYYFEVVGNDGVYSNNKAKRIEEIAHLLTNLNPDTSFKIAVSLASARLELMDINYVDDYNDLLDDPKNHVMKIITFSQAGPAELQPLSADLLAKHSSIKITSSSRSNIEINNINAQKGIAVERYANMLNTPMTNVMAIGDNNNDVSMLKLADTSYAMGNATTEVKQLANHVTDTNVNDGVGKAILAVLAQN from the coding sequence ATGATTTCGATTATCGCTTCTGACATGGATGGTACTTTGTTAAATAACGAAATGACGGTTTCTGATTTTAACGCGCAAGCAATTCTGAAAGCTCAGCAGCAAGGCGTCCATTTCATCGTTTCAACCGGTCGTCGCTACTCTGAAGCGCAACCCTTACTAGCGGCTCAAGGGATTACCGCACCACTAATTACATTAAACGGTGCTGAAGTATTTGATGCTTCCGGCAAAATGCTAGACATGGTCCCCATCACTAAAACGGTCGCCCGGGCCATTTTCCATACGTTAACCGCGCGTGGCTATTACTTTGAAGTGGTTGGCAATGATGGCGTCTATTCTAATAACAAAGCCAAACGTATCGAAGAAATCGCGCACTTACTGACGAACTTAAATCCAGATACATCGTTTAAAATTGCCGTTTCACTCGCCTCGGCGCGTCTAGAATTAATGGATATTAATTATGTCGACGACTATAACGATTTGTTAGATGATCCCAAAAATCACGTCATGAAAATTATTACCTTTAGTCAAGCTGGACCAGCAGAACTCCAACCATTATCGGCTGACTTGCTAGCCAAACACTCTTCAATTAAAATCACCTCATCATCGCGGTCAAATATTGAAATCAACAATATCAATGCCCAAAAAGGGATTGCGGTTGAACGCTATGCCAATATGTTGAATACGCCGATGACCAACGTGATGGCAATCGGCGATAATAATAATGATGTTTCCATGCTAAAATTAGCCGACACCAGTTATGCGATGGGTAATGCGACTACGGAAGTTAAGCAACTTGCCAATCATGTCACAGACACTAACGTGAACGATGGTGTTGGTAAAGCCATCTTGGCCGTGCTAGCGCAGAACTAG
- a CDS encoding 3'-5' exonuclease — MNFVAMDFETANAKRDSACSLALTIVRNDQIVDEFYSLINPESDFFWRNVQIHGIHEADVATAPKFPAIWDHIQPFFQRDQLVVAHNAPFDTGVLRQTLAHYGIGAPQYLSMDTVKTSKQFFPELPNHKLDTMCRALDIDLQHHHNALDDSLACANILLSEANQFGAERLKPFVRVQG; from the coding sequence TTGAATTTTGTTGCCATGGACTTTGAAACCGCTAATGCGAAACGGGATAGTGCCTGCTCATTAGCGTTAACCATTGTTCGTAATGACCAAATTGTTGATGAATTTTATTCCTTAATCAATCCTGAAAGCGACTTTTTTTGGCGCAATGTCCAAATTCATGGTATCCATGAAGCCGATGTTGCCACAGCCCCAAAGTTCCCCGCAATTTGGGACCATATTCAGCCGTTCTTTCAACGCGATCAATTAGTCGTTGCTCACAATGCCCCTTTTGATACCGGCGTGCTACGTCAGACCCTGGCTCACTATGGCATTGGCGCACCCCAGTATCTATCAATGGATACGGTTAAGACCAGTAAACAGTTCTTTCCTGAATTGCCTAATCATAAACTTGATACCATGTGCCGTGCTTTAGATATTGACTTACAACATCATCACAATGCGCTAGATGATAGCTTAGCTTGTGCGAACATCCTATTAAGTGAAGCCAATCAATTTGGGGCTGAGCGCCTGAAACCATTCGTTCGTGTTCAGGGTTAA